The DNA window AAACAATGCATCCCCATGTGGAAAAAATACTGTTAAACGAACAGCAAATCCAGGAACGGGTCAAACAGTTAGGTCAGCAAATTACCGCAGACTACCAGGGCGAGAGCATCCTGATGGTGGGCATTTTAAAGGGAGCCATGATTTTTCTGGCGGACCTGGTGCGCAACATTGAAATACCCACTTTTTTTGATTTTATGGCGGTGTCCAGCTACGGGGCGGGCACAGTTTCTTCCGGCGTGGTTCGTATTTTAAAGGACCTGGACAAGAGTGTGGAAGGCAAACACGTTATTATTGTGGAGGATATTGTTGATACCGGGCTTACCCTGCAGTACCTGCTGGAGAATATGAAGTCCCGCGGGCCGGCCAGCCTGAAGGTTTGCACCCTGCTGGACAAGCCGGATCGCCGTAAAGTTGACATTCCCATAGATTACAACGGTTTCCGCATACCTGATGAGTTTGTGGTGGGCTACGGTCTGGATTTTAATGAGCGGTACCGCAACCTGCCTTATATTGCGGTGCTGAAACCGGAAATTTATAAAGGTTAAAGTTTTTACTGAACGGAGGAGTTGTAAATGTCCTTTGCCGAGCAGGAGCTTATCCTGGTGCTGGATTTCGGCGGCCAGTACACCCAGCTGATTGCCCGCCGCATCCGGGACTGCCGTGTTTATTGTGAGATTGAACCTTACAACGTGTCCCTTGATAAAATAAAAGCCCTAAATCCCCGGGGCATTGTTTTCTCCGGCGGCCCTGCCAGTGTCTATTTGCCCGACGCCCCCAAGGTGGATCCGGCTGTTTATGAGCTGGGCATCCCGGTGCTGGGTATTTGCTACGGCATGCAGTTAATGACCCAGCAACTGAAGGGGAAAGTGGTGGCTGCCGAGCAGCATGAGTACGGACGCACCAGAATGCAGGTAATGCAGTGCGATAATATTTTGAAAAACCTTACCGCCGATGAAGAATGCTGGATGAGCCACGGCGACCGGGTAGAAGAAGCGCCGCCGGGCTTTCAGGTAATTGCCAGGACTGACAAGGCACCGGTGGCAGCCATGGCCAACCCGGACAAGAAGCTGTATGCGGTTCAGTTTCACCCCGAGGTGGTTCACACCCCCAAGGGTACGGAAATTCTCAAGAGCTTTTTGTTTGACATTTGCGGCTGCAGCGGCGCCTGGAACATGGGTTCATTCCTGGAGGAGGCGGTTCGGGAGGTTAAGCAAAAGGTGGGCAACCGCCAGGTTTTGTGTGCCTTGAGCGGCGGCGTGGATTCTTCCGTGGCGGCGGTGCTGGTGCACCGGGCGGTAGGTGACCGGCTCACCTGTGTGTTTGTAGATCACGGTTTATTAAGAAAGAACGAAGCACAGCAGGTGGTAGAAACCTTCCGCAACCGGTTTAACATCAAACTGGTGCATGTGGACGCTTCGGAACGTTTCTTAGAGAAACTAAAGGGTATTACCGATCCCGAACAAAAGCGTAAAATCATTGGTGCCGAGTTTATCCGGGTGTTTGAGGAAGAAGCCAGGAAACTGGGCGATATTGATTTTCTGGTACAGGGCACCCTGTACCCGGATGTGGTGGAAAGCGGCACCGCCACAGCGGCCGTCATTAAATCCCACCATAATGTGGGGGGCCTGCCGGAAGATATGCAGTTTGAACTGATTGAACCCCTGCGCTGGCTGTTTAAGGATGAAGTGCGCCGGTTAGGCGAAGAACTGGGCCTGCCGGAAGAAATTGTCTGGCGCCAGCCTTTCCCCGGCCCCGGTTTAGCGGTCAGGATACTGGGTGAAATCACCAGGGAAAAACTGGCCATATTGCGCGAGGCAGATTTTGTGGTGACCGATGAAATTAAAAAGGCCGGCTTGGCCAGGGAAATCTGGCAATACTTTGCGGTGTTGCCGGACATGCGCAGCGTCGGTGTCATGGGTGACGGGCGTACTTACGCTTATGCTGTGGTGGTGCGGGCGGTTTACAGCCATGACGGCATGACCGCCGACTGGGCCCGCATCCCCCATGAGGTGCTGGCCAACATTTCTACCCGCCTGGTCAACGAGGTGGCAGAGGTTAACCGGGTGGTGTACGACATTACTTCCAAACCGCCGGGTACTATTGAGTGGGAATAGTAAAAGAAAAACCCTGCAAGATTCTATATTATAGGGCTTGCAGGGATTAATTTTATACTGTCCATTTGAAGCCCTACCTCCAATTCATAGAGCATGACAGTTGCCTGGCATAACCGGAAGTGGTCATTAAGCGGTGTTCAATAATAGCAAAGAACCAACGAATGGCTGATGCACTTTTTGGAAAATACGGATTAGTCTTTCTCTACGCCTGATTTCCAATTTAAGCGGGAACCTTTTGACGGGCTTATTAAGTTGAGGTTAGCTAGCAATAAAAAAGAAGGTATTTATTCGACAACATCTGATCTTTGTTTACAAAGGAAATATTAAATTTTGCGTAGAATATAACCCACAGTCGGATAATTAATTAATTAAGAAGCAGATTTGTCTTTTTTTGGAACATTTTTACCATTATAGAACACCGAAAATAAAAGGCAATGCAAAATTGATTTATTATAGAACGGATTATAACGGATAATATATGGTATGGATTTTGCTATAAATTTCAACGAACTTGTCTCCGAGCCGTTAGATCTAAAGCATAAGCCATGATCTCCCGGCCGTTAGGGTTCACCGGGAAACCGGTGGGCCTCCCGTGAGGAAAGGAGTACGGTAAATACTTGGCTAACAAGGCCAGGGTCTGCCTGCTTCTTTGCGGAGACTCTGGTTTTTATTTTTTAACAAGATAAATCTGAATTGTGAGCTCCGAGCTTGGTAGTCTAAGGCAGTGCTATGACGGCCAAGCCGATAGGGTTTAATGGGAAACCATTAAGCCTCCCGTGTGGAAAGGAGTATAGTAGTAAACCTTGGGGGTAGAATGCCAGGGTGCTGTTTATCCTTCCACAGCATCCTGGTTTTTATTTTTCTATCATAAATACAAGGGGGATATGGTTATGAAGATGGTACCGGTCCAGGAGGCGGTGGGAATGGTTCTCTGCCACGATATTACCCAGATTATACCGGGTAAATTTAAGGGCAGGGCATTCAAGAAAGGGCACATTGTAAAGTTTGAAGATATTCCAAGACTGTTGGATCTGGGCAAGCAAAACTTGTACGTATGGGAAATAAATAAAGACCTATTGCATGAAGATGACGCAGCCCTGAGAATTGCCAGGGCAGCTGCCGGTCACGGCATAACCCTTACTGAACCTAAAGAGGGCAAGGTAAACCTGGT is part of the Desulforamulus hydrothermalis Lam5 = DSM 18033 genome and encodes:
- the hpt gene encoding hypoxanthine phosphoribosyltransferase, whose amino-acid sequence is MHPHVEKILLNEQQIQERVKQLGQQITADYQGESILMVGILKGAMIFLADLVRNIEIPTFFDFMAVSSYGAGTVSSGVVRILKDLDKSVEGKHVIIVEDIVDTGLTLQYLLENMKSRGPASLKVCTLLDKPDRRKVDIPIDYNGFRIPDEFVVGYGLDFNERYRNLPYIAVLKPEIYKG
- the guaA gene encoding glutamine-hydrolyzing GMP synthase — encoded protein: MSFAEQELILVLDFGGQYTQLIARRIRDCRVYCEIEPYNVSLDKIKALNPRGIVFSGGPASVYLPDAPKVDPAVYELGIPVLGICYGMQLMTQQLKGKVVAAEQHEYGRTRMQVMQCDNILKNLTADEECWMSHGDRVEEAPPGFQVIARTDKAPVAAMANPDKKLYAVQFHPEVVHTPKGTEILKSFLFDICGCSGAWNMGSFLEEAVREVKQKVGNRQVLCALSGGVDSSVAAVLVHRAVGDRLTCVFVDHGLLRKNEAQQVVETFRNRFNIKLVHVDASERFLEKLKGITDPEQKRKIIGAEFIRVFEEEARKLGDIDFLVQGTLYPDVVESGTATAAVIKSHHNVGGLPEDMQFELIEPLRWLFKDEVRRLGEELGLPEEIVWRQPFPGPGLAVRILGEITREKLAILREADFVVTDEIKKAGLAREIWQYFAVLPDMRSVGVMGDGRTYAYAVVVRAVYSHDGMTADWARIPHEVLANISTRLVNEVAEVNRVVYDITSKPPGTIEWE